In the genome of Phragmites australis chromosome 9, lpPhrAust1.1, whole genome shotgun sequence, the window TTGATGTTTTAAGCTGATTTGTTTGTTGTTTTTCCCTTTGATGATCATAAAAAATTCCTTCCTTGTCTGAATATTGGCTGGAATCACGAAATACAGTACACAATTATATAAATGAAAGATGGATGGTTAATAAAATGACCAGGGACCTTTACATTATCTCCTAAAGAAAGGTGAAGAAATATCATATACCCCAAAGGCAAGAAAGGACTTGTGGTGTTAAGCTGATCAATTTGTTGGCATTCCCCATTGAAAATGGTgaaagattcttctttgtgtgAACATTGGCTAGAAAAATAACACAACAGGCAGATTATTTATAAATCAGATGAACTGGAACCTCAACATATCTCCCTATAAGGGCAAAGAACATCACATTCACATACCTTcgaggcaaggaagaagaattgtcTTTCTCCTTCGTTTGTGAGCTCATCTCATCACATGGTAGCATCTTTGACACATGTTCAGGGCACAACACAAAACCATTATCCTACAACATAAAAAGTAAGAATATTAGAACATCATATAGGTGGTAAAAATCACAAACCAATGGATCAATGGCAAAGTACACTCAAGAGCTTACAGCATCCCAGCGGCAATCAAATATCTGAACTGCACATGGAACATGAAAACTCTTATTGCAACGCTTGTAATAACAACCAAGGGCCGCTCCCAGGAGaccacatctgctgcatctcaatcttgaagaaCGACTGATTTCTAtctccaagttcataacaatatcacCCTTAAACCATACTCTAGGAGCCCTTCACAAAAAATTCAGTAGGAACAGAAAATGAAAGGTCATATCAACGTAGAAATGCAGTCCTTTTGTGAGATTAACATTGAactgaacaaataaaaaaaggcaACACTGTTGCATCTTAAATCTGCATTGAAAATAGCATGAAGATAAATCcaaattatttatattaaatataaagtGTTAAACATTGTCTACACAGAACCCTACCACTCCAGGCATGTCCTATGGACATAGATGCCATTTGATGGGTTGCCCTCGTCAATGGGCACAAGTCTTCCCTTTAGGTAACGTACCATGGGACCATGAAACTGAAATAGGGGAAAAAATTAATGCCAATGAGGTGTCTTCAACACGTCTGCTCACACGATAGATGtaaatgatacaaattgtaTTACCGGACTTGTTCTAAATGAGTGGCAATAAACACATTCATCTTCAAATAGGTTGATTGGAGTTGGCAATCTCTTCAATTCAGTAGCACCTTCAATGTCTTCGGACAGCACACATTTTCTCGACACATTGCTTTCTCTATAGGAATGCTGACGAGGCCCGGTGTTAGTTAGCTTAGCACCAGACAATGAAACTTTTGCTTCGTCTACCACAATGTTCTCATTTGGTGCCTTCGACGGCGATGCCATTTTACTCTTCTatgataaaatgatatttaCAGAAAGTTGAGTATACATCTGATTGCGTCTGATTTGCGAACCAATGTAAAGTAAGAACCTGTGTTACCCCAGCCCGGCTGGGTTTAGTTGGAGAGTTGATTTGTCTGGTCAATTTTATCGCTCTACTTTCGAACCCGCTGAAGGACTTGAATTGCGCCATTGACCATTTATGCTCACATGAGTAGCAGACTTTGTATCTACAAGTACCAGAGTGATGACTGGTGAGTAACATCAAACTCAAACTTGGTGGACTGGATATCTTTGGTAATTATCAGACTGGTGACTGATAGAGTGGAAAATAGATGGAAAATCACACGATAGATTACTCATTGATGGTCAGAGTACATATATAGCTAACGCTGGCGTACATTAGTTGTtaggataagaagaaactacaaTAACCTTGTGATATCTAGCTATACAACCGGATGTATATCTAGCTATACATGTGGTTGTGTGCTGGTGCCGGACGGATAGCAGTAGCAGGTCACGGCACGTAGAGCTGATGCACGTACACATGTGAGTATGTATTCCAACAGTGACCAACATCTAACCCGCGACATCTGAAATCAGATGTCAAGGATgtcagaaagaaaaataatatgcaATTATGGGTTATTTAACAATTTGCCACCCCCACTTTTTGTACTATGATGGAGACGACGTTGGTCACCTTTTTCCTTATTCGCCCAATCACGGGACGCATTTCTGCAGATCATTTGCACTGTTTTTGCCCTGGTTGGACAACGAGCGACTAGTACTACTTTTGACAAAAATCTGGCCAGCTACCCATCAGGccgttttcagaaaagaagGGTTCATGGCCGAATTGTTCCCCCAAAttttggaagaagaagaagaagaaccgtGACCCCAGGTTTGAAATGATGAGAATAGGTGACCCCCAAAACGAGCAAGAACCGTGACCctgttcacaaattttgtagtTGTGACGTCGCTAGACCGACGCCTCCCGTCCCAGCTCGCAGCCATGATCCAGCAGCCCCACATCGATTTCAGTACGCATCGCACCGATCCATCGGTGCTGCACGGGGGGGACACACGAAGAAGCAACCGCCCTGGAACCAAGGCGACTCGTACGACGCAGGAGCAAGAAACGGGGGAGACGAAGAGACGAGGGGGAGGAACCAAAGAAACTGCCACTCGGCGCAGGCACAGGAGAGACCAGGCTGCACCATTCACGCACGCAGAGAgaggtgggggaggaggacgaggtggtgtagagagagagagagagaggaggaagacgagagTGGAGTGCTGCACCAACTCACCTGAACGGCTGGACGATCGCGCATCCTCAGATCGTGCAGCAGCAGCGAACGTTCGGCCGCGCGCGGTTAAACCTTGCCGGCCTCGGCTTCGTCCCGCAGTGCAGTGCACTCCTAGTACTCTCACCTCCTACTCCTAGGAGACTAGACGTGAAGACATTTGGAGGCAGCGGCAATAAATAGCAGGGGAcagggaggaagagaggcggcggcgacgaccgACGGGCGCACGCGCGGCGAACGGATGCGGGACCCCAGGACTCCGGGAGACGAGGGAGCGAGCAGCAGAATCTTTTGCGTGTCACTACCACCCGTGGagtagagcagcagcagcagcagtagagTAGGCTCATAATCACTTCACCGGACTGCCCCTGGAGTCATGGTCGTACACCACTCCCGGCTTACGATGCAGGTCAGAGGAGTGAAAAGACATTGGAGTCAGACGTGGTCAGGATTTACCTTGTCAAGTGGTTTCGTGAAACGGACACGGATTCTCtgtattaatgatgattaatataGAAAATTACTATTTAAACAGTAACATGAGTATGTTGCTACAGTCCTTACCATTAATCAATTACTGTGGATTACGATAGAAACAGCATTCAATTCTACTGTAGCTCAGACATGTACTGTAGCACCACTGTATCAATTGATCCAATCTCCACATCAATACAGTGGATCCCGATCGCTTGACAAGCGTCTGGGCGCACATCAACAACACTTAAAAAAAGAGGTACATGAAACATGGTTGCGTTTCTACGATCAAGAATCCGTTATCATGGTTGCTTTTTTAACACCACTGTCAACACGAAAAAAAAGAGGTACATGAAACATGGTTGCTTTTTTAACACCACTGTCAACGCTGAAATACAAAAGCAGCAGTCGCACTGTCAACGCTGAAATACAAAAGCAGCAGTCGCACTGTCAACGCTGAAATACAAAAGCAGCAGTCGCACTGTCAACGCTGAAATACAAAAGCAGCAGTCGCACTGTCAACGCTGAAATACAAAAGCAGTAGTCGCACTGTCAACGCTGAAATATGGTTTTACAAAAGAGGCTTGGTGCAACAAGATTTAGCGGGTTCGAGGAGCGAGCGAACGGTACTAAGCTTAGATGATCATCGAACTTTCAGCGcttcccgccgccgccacccagcTTGGGGCCTTTGGAACCCTTCTGAACGGCACCCTTCGCCTGCGTCTTCTGGGACTTGGCCACCTCCGccttcttggccttcttctcgtCCTTGGTCTTCTTGATGCGCTCCTTGATCTCGCTGCAAAGTCACGACGGTTCGAGCGGTGAATTGGGTTGACATTAGGCTATCAGTATGTACTGCTTTTCTGTTAAGCATCTTCTTAAAGAACAGAGCAGATCAAACCGGACCAATGGTTACCATTGTGATGCATGAAAATGACGGCTATATAGAATGACAGAGAACATACCGAAGAGCCGCTTCTCTAGCAGCATCGCGGACTTCAGGCTTCTCAGCTCTCTTCTTCTGGATGATTTCCAATGAAGCACCAACAATGGACCTGGAGTACGGCTTCTTAGTGGTGCGGCGCCTCTTCTTGACAGCTTCAGCGTGAATATCCTACAAACAAAAATGCTAAAAACATATAAGAAATTCTAGCACCAACAGAAGCATGGCAGAAATAATTGTTGTTCAAAGAGTACTCAGATGCCATGCACAAAACAAACTTATACACATATAAATATAAGGATAAGGCTACAAAAGACACAATCGCATGATTCAGAAGACAGATACCCAATGAATATATCTCTACATGTACACATGAACACATGGAGGTGCTCATTCGGAGAAATCAGCATTGCATTTAATTGTAATCTTGAATGGAAGGAAATTATTTGATGCGTTAACAAATTAGAGGTTTATTGGAATCCTGCTTCCATGCCTTAATAGGACTTGAACAACCATTAAAATTACAAGTACCAAAGTTTCAACATGTCATCTCAGCTCAATCTAAAAGGTTGAAGAAAACATCTAGCTGATATGAGAAAACTGTGGTTCATCCAACCAAAGAGCATGTAATCATAAGAGAAATGTCGTAGCGTACTAAAGAAAGTTGGCTGGGTCATATACAGTACCTTCTTGTGTTGCTTCCTGTACATTGCTGTCCAGGAAAGCTTTGCAGGCTTCAGGCGGTTGTGGAAGTAGCGCTTGCATTTTGAGTTGGCGAAAAGGAACACCTGTAAAATATGTACAAGCAATCGTTATAACAACATTCTAAGATTAGAGATATCCCTGACAATAAATGCATCAACAAGCAACCTGAGAATCAGCACGAATGAATCGGATGCCTTTCCCTGGATATATCTTCTGACCACTGAAACGGCAGAGTTCAGTCCTGCAACAAGATCATAGTTAAAAAACCATCTAGTTCAGTAACTCCTATTGATGTTTAACAATCACTAACCACACTGAATACACAAAGGGCAATGACTAACAAAATCTATGAACATATGGCAACAGCAATCACAGAAGTAGAAACTTACTTCAGGACCATCTTCTCAGCTTCAAGAAACCTTCACAAACTCCTGCGTATTTTCCATGAGTCAAAGACAGAAAATCAGCACCCATGACATTAACACGTGAGAATGTAATTATCGTTcgttcaaagaaaaaaaagagaatgtaACTATGCAAGTACATGACATGACAATCCATAACAATACATAAAGTAACCAAGCCATTTTGCAGCCACACAAATATTGGGATTCGATAGGCAGCAGGAACAGAACCAATAAGTAAGCTCCTGCCGCAAGGGTCCTACCCTGGTCCATCTCGTACATCAGTGAAATAGGCAGCTATGCAATGCAAAAGGCCATAGCACCTGAGTGCGTGTGCTTCAACCCAAGGGGTCTCGAAAGACAACTAAAGAATCTATAATGCCAATCAGTAAGCAAGAATTCACTAGTTATCCACTGCCAAGATTGAGAACTCAAAAGATTTTAACTGTTGGGCGACTACTGGCAGCAGAAACACGAAACAAATATCTGCTGCAAAGCGGGTTCCCTGGTCCATGTAGCACGCAAAAGAAATAGGCAACTGCGCCATTAAACAGCCGTAGCGCCTCAGTACCGGTGCTCTGATCCGTTGCTGGGAAGGGAAGCCAAAGATCACCAGACACACAGCCGACCCAAAACTCAACTGGATACCTCCCCGATGCCTATCTACACTGCGAGGGAATCAGTACACGGGATCATCTACAGGTGCAAGAAACCATCTAAACCTCCGAATCTAGGGCACAGAATGGAATGAAGAACCAAATTACATACGATTCCGGC includes:
- the LOC133929102 gene encoding large ribosomal subunit protein eL24, whose product is MVLKTELCRFSGQKIYPGKGIRFIRADSQVFLFANSKCKRYFHNRLKPAKLSWTAMYRKQHKKDIHAEAVKKRRRTTKKPYSRSIVGASLEIIQKKRAEKPEVRDAAREAALREIKERIKKTKDEKKAKKAEVAKSQKTQAKGAVQKGSKGPKLGGGGGKR